A region of Solea solea chromosome 7, fSolSol10.1, whole genome shotgun sequence DNA encodes the following proteins:
- the LOC131462602 gene encoding rho GTPase-activating protein 32-like isoform X2, with protein sequence MEAGCVVAAVIENAASGPRGEPGSGDVLEGDALPSTDLDKDGISPQPTSDNNPSEKRQQEETHTAMARSDDIIAEHPAEPLLRSCVSTASMKVKNMKKLTFPRGHFPRLEECAHFHYETVDFGNVQLAFADGQSEGPKAGLDSKELLFLIQITCQGRNWLVKRSYEDFRVLDKHLHLCIYDRRYSQLAELLRYETFKDAVEVQRSFSVTKMLATYLSRFSVIADNKINCGPVLTWMEIDNKGNHLLVTEEASINVPAIAAAHVTKRYTAQATDELTFEVGDIVSVIDMPPKEDTGWWRGKHGFQVGFFPCDCVELINDKIPPSVQSSVPKPVCKKHGKLVTFLRSFMKSRPPPQKLRQRGILRERVFGCDLGEHLHNSGHEVPQVVKSCAEFIEKLGVVDGIYRLSGISSNIQKLRHEFDSEQIPDLSRDVFRQDIHSVGSLCKLYFRELPNPLLTYQLYDRFSEAVSAATDEERLVKIHNVIQQLPPPHYRTLEFLMRHLSRLATFSSITSMHTKNLAIVWAPNLLRSRQIESACFSGTAAFMEVRIQSVVVEFILNNTEALFSPKLNAIIRENTGNNTLSRPKSLLICSPSTKLLSLEEAQARTQAQLGSPATTPCLTHSDYIEVGEGPEALLGKFHTVIELPMESSSSSSSKRPPAKAKKSPVGNWLSFFHLGKSHSLSKRKLKRHPSEPNEIKSIALPGGRGDSGTLRSTKSEESLTSLHNMEGEPPSYRPLRPRSISEAISANDDLHRSAKSKNASKAHAPSKSLHGADTGRTAAPTSPPHQEDELDLCPPAAGISTLDFDPMSFQCSPLAATPGLKHNRDGSKLRKSAGCSSESEPISSLNNNNISCFQSPESSPVLGKVGKKVPAKQQQQQQQLSPKLRKKSFKTQADVQAASTFSPPLPSSCPPVGKGDAPLAEAKGTRVSYQHCSPISTASQASALTDLSQSAQNLPDPGTDRLMSSVSVLLPHPPSMSAARKLALALAESAHKATSGSQRRNNNLPPHPIHRHEACHVQERPPRPSVLDIKVYPEEYSSPRVSPSVPQWQTSAHGPVESLFCPHPVHIPPAHFCTEQVIDGQESAGNYTPNVSPLGSGSLDEGREGRQLRDVVQGELSYQSVGVSTPTQPVCLAQSPTTSPVYVNTDSTNVFNFRAVLAETSMPSSVGEVLPRPLLLSSNHNYSPDKDRSLGMVEDFYSNHHHPQHWPAQAGRTATPHCPRFDALPHHLSGPKSMYRHASESHYNSLGLRQPMSPQYIRYHRDEHLVSGGHRQHEQWQGSGGRAGHPAIRRARSFHAPQISHYELAATEALPPDTVFYIEQKPSKKAPYQRLIHTGVHPAARLQFENAPADPRYGAFAEVDPIEATRYYAEPGWQKAQQHSQASYTSHSAADYYNYSPQCATPVNRDTNVYEARDTDAFEGVLSYQPVKQESKSRCKSTYPATSPYESPVSPTDTGSRDIIHTRSKSDPGNAFLLSTDGTESKNFTVATSPTSLMPQQADAAGNRQLGGAEPGPPRRIHIKESSYRQPPLRKVPSLPERDGSNLKSTEHKDRSHTRSRDHGGLTTTNAINSYSGVVRPSILRRPGRSQSTRENRHYYHYHAKSPQDPEHLGSFSSQLNRRTQSTKVRPTQYDHAKEYYAAAPRPKPTRSAKATGGVFLPGQGCVSPHGHRLLSKVLGQEGLVRSEAGLYEGF encoded by the exons ATGGAGGCTGGGTGCGTGGTTGCCGCGGTGATTGAAAATGCTGCTTCAGGACCCCGGGGGGAACCAGGAAGTGGTGACGTCCTTGAAGG aGACGCGCTGCCGTCGACTGACCTCGACAAAGACGGCATCTCACCTCAACCCACCAGTGATAATAATCCTTCAGAAAAGAGACAACAAGAGGAGACACACACTGCCatg GCGAGGAGTGATGACATCATCGCCGAGCATCCTGCCGAGCCCCTCCTGCGCTCCTGCGTCAGCACGGCCAGCATGAAGGTCAAGAACATGAAGAA GCTGACGTTCCCCAGAGGACACTTTCCCAGGCTGGAGGAGTGCGCACACTTCCACTATGAGACTGTTGACTTTGGCAACGTtcag TTAGCCTTCGCAGACGGACAGAGTGAAGGACCAAAGGCCGGTCTGGACTCCAAAGAGCTGCTCTTCCTGATTCAGATCACCTGCCAG GGTCGGAACTGGCTGGTGAAGAGATCCTACGAAGACTTTCGCGTGCTGGACAAACACCTTCATCTGTGCATCTACGACCGCCGTTACTCTCAGCTCGCCGAGCTGCTGCGATACGAAACGTTCAAGGACGCCGTGGAGGTGCAGCGGAGCTTC TCAGTGACAAAGATGTTGGCCACGTATCTGTCCCGCTTCTCTGTCATCGCCGACAACAAGATCAACTGCGGTCCAGTGTTGACGTGGATGGAG atCGACAACAAAGGGAACCATCTGCTCGTGACCGAGGAAGCTTCCATCAACGTTCCCGCCATCGCTGCCGCGCACGTCACCAAACGCTACACGGCCCAGGCCACAGACGAGCTGACCTTTGAG GTTGGGGACATCGTGTCAGTGATCGACATGCCTCCTAAAGAAGACACAGGCTGGTGGAGAGGGAAGCATGGCTTTCAG GTCGGTTTCTTCCCCTGCgactgtgtggagctgataaatGACAAGATTCCCCCAAGTGTTCAAAGCTCAGTGCCAAAGCCAG TGTGTAAGAAACACGGGAAGCTGGTGACGTTCCTGAGGTCGTTCATGAAGTCTCGGCCGCCGCCGCAGAAGCTGAGGCAGCGCGGGATCCTCAGGGAGCGAGTGTTCGGCTGCGACTTAGGGGAACATCTGCACAACTCAGGACACGAGG TCCCACAGGTGGTGAAGAGTTGTGCTGAATTCATAGAGAAGCTTGGAGTTGTGGACGGAATCTACAGATTGTCTGGAATCTCCTCCAATATCCAGAAACTaag gcACGAGTTTGACTCTGAGCAGATCCCGGACCTGAGCAGAGACGTCTTCAGACAGGACATCCACTCAGTGGGTTCTCTGTGTAAACTGTACTTCAGAGAGCTGCCCAACCCGCTGCTCACCTACCAGCTCTACGACAGATTCTCA GAGGCCGTGTCCGCAGCCACAGACGAGGAGAGGCTGGTCAAAATCCACAACGTCATCCAGCAGCTGCCGCCACCACATTACAG GACTCTGGAGTTCCTCATGAGACACCTCTCACGTCTGGCCACGTTCAGCTCCATCACGAGCATGCACACCAAAAACCTGGCCATCGTCTGGGCTCCGAACCTCCTCAG GTCCAGACAGATCGAGTCGGCCTGTTTCAGCGGCACGGCGGCGTTCATGGAGGTGCGGATCCAGTCGGTGGTGGTGGAGTTCATCCTCAACAACACTGAGGCTCTGTTCAGTCCAAAACTCAACGCCATCATCAGAGAAAACACTG GTAACAACACCTTGTCGAGACCCAAGTCGCTGCTCATTTGCTCCCCGTCTACCAAGCTGCTGTCGCTGGAGGAGGCTCAGGCTCGCACGCAGGCGCAGCTCGGCTCGCCGGCCACCACGCCGTGCCTCACCCACAGCGACTACATTGAGGTCGGGGAGGGACCGGAGGCTCTGCTCGGCAAGTTCCACACTGTCATCGAGCTCCCGATGGAAAG cagcagcagcagcagcagcaagcggCCTCCTGCTAAGGCTAAGAAGTCTCCCGTGGGGAACTGGCTGTCGTTTTTCCACCTGGGAAAGTCCCATTCTTTGTCCAAGCGTAAACTGAAGCGACATCCCAGCGAGCCTAACGAGATAAAGAGCATCGCACTGCCAG GTGGAAGAGGGGATAGCGGCACACTGCGCTCTACCAAAAGTGAAGAATCTCTCACCTCTCTGCACAACATGGAAG GGGAACCTCCCAGTTACCGTCCCCTCAGACCTCGTTCCATTAGCGAGGCCATTTCTGCCAACGATGACCTCCACAGAAGTGCCAAAAGTAAAAACGCCAGCAAAGCCCACGCGCCGAGCAAGAGCCTTCACGGTGCCGATACCGGCCGCACTGCCGCGCCTACGTCACCTCCACACCAGGAGGACGAGCTCGATCTTTGTCCGCCAGCTGCCGGCATCTCCACGCTGGACTTTGACCCCATGTCCTTCCAGTGCAGTCCTCTCGCAGCCACTCCAGGTCTGAAACACAACCGAGACGGGAGCAAATTAAGAAAGAGTGCCGGTTGTTCCAGTGAATCGGAGCCAATTTCTTccctgaacaacaacaacatcagctgCTTTCAGTCTCCAGAGAGCAGCCCGGTGCTCGGTAAAGTTGGGAAGAAGGTTCCcgccaagcagcagcagcagcagcagcagctctctccTAAACTCAGGAAGAAGTCGTTCAAGACGCAAGCGGATGTTCAGGCCGCGTCCACGTTCTCGCCACCTTTACCCTCGTCTTGTCCCCCGGTGGGGAAAGGGGATGCTCCGTTAGCAGAGGCAAAAGGGACGAGAGTTTCCTACCAACACTGCAGTCCAATCAGCACAGCGAGCCAGGCGTCAGCCCTGACCGACCTCAGCCAGTCTGCACAGAACCTGCCAGATCCAG GAACAGATAGACTTATGAGTTCAGTGTCTGTTCTCCTTCCTCACCCTCCCTCGATGAGCGCCGCACGCAAGTTGGCCCTGGCTCTGGCGGAATCCGCCCACAAGGCGACCAGCGGCTCCCAAAGACGCAACAACAACCTCCCACCGCACCCCATCCACCGACACGAGGCCTGTCATGTGCAGGAGAGGCCGCCGCGTCCCTCTGTTCTCGATATCAAAGTCTACCCCGAGGAGTACAGCAGCCCCCGTGTCTCTCCGTCTGTTCCTCAGTGGCAAACGTCGGCGCATGGCCCTGTGGAGAGCCTTTTCTGCCCTCACCCTGTCCACATCCCCCCCGCACACTTCTGCACAGAGCAGGTCATTGACGGACAGGAGAGCGCAGGTAATTACACACCTAACGTCAGCCCGCTTGGATCAGGGAGTCTGGATGAAGGCAGAGAGGGAAGGCAGCTCAGAGATGTCGTGCAGGGAGAACTCTCCTACCAGAGCGTCGGCGTTTCGACGCCCACTCAGCCAGTTTGCTTAGCTCAAAGCCCGACAACTTCCCCCGTGTATGTGAACACCGACTCTACCAATGTCTTCAACTTCCGTGCAGTTCTGGCAGAGACGTCCATGCCTTCCTCCGTCGGCGAGGTTCTTCCTCGGCCTCTGCTGCTCTCCTCAAACCACAACTACAGCCCAGACAAGGACAGATCTCTGGGTATGGTTGAGGACTTCTACAgcaatcatcatcatcctcaacaTTGGCCAGCTCAAGCAGGTCGAACGGCGACACCTCACTGCCCTCGGTTCGACGCTCTGCCGCATCACCTTTCGGGGCCAAAGAGCATGTACAGACACGCCTCTGAAAGCCACTACAACTCTTTAGGTTTGAGGCAACCCATGTCGCCGCAGTACATACGCTACCACAGAGACGAGCACCTCGTCAGCGGTGGCCACAGGCAACACGAGCAGTGGCAGGGGTCGGGGGGTCGTGCCGGGCATCCGGCCATCCGGAGGGCTCGCTCCTTCCACGCCCCGCAGATCAGTCACTATGAGCTGGCGGCGACGGAGGCGCTCCCTCCGGACACCGTGTTTTACATCGAGCAGAAGCCGAGCAAAAAGGCTCCGTATCAGCGGCTGATTCACACCGGCGTTCACCCCGCAGCTCGGCTTCAGTTTGAGAACGCGCCCGCCGACCCCCGTTACGGCGCCTTCGCAGAGGTGGACCCGATAGAAGCCACCCGCTATTACGCAGAGCCCGGCTGGCAGAAAGCTCAACAACACAGTCAGGCCTCGTATACCTCACACAGTGCGGCGGATTACTACAACTACTCGCCACAGTGCGCCACTCCTGTGAACCGGGACACGAATGTTTACGAAGCGAGGGACACTGACGCTTTTGAAGGAGTCCTATCATATCAACCAGTCAAGCAGGAGAGCAAATCCAGATGTAAAAGCACGTATCCTGCCACGTCTCCTTACGAGAGTCCCGTTTCACCGACGGACACGGGGAGCAGGGACATAATACACACGAGGAGCAAGTCCGACCCGGGAAAcgccttcctcctctccacgGACGGGACGGAAAGCAAAAACTTCACTGTCGCTACGTCCCCGACGTCGCTGATGCCACAACAGGCGGACGCCGCGGGCAACAGGCAGCTAGGCGGTGCAGAACCAGGACCGCCGCGGCGTATTCACATAAAAGAAAGCTCCTATCGACAGCCGCCACTGCGCAAAGTCCCCTCGTTACCGGAGAGGGACGGTTCTAATCTCAAGAGCACGGAGCACAAAGACAGAAGCCATACGCGCAGCCGCGACCACGGCGGATTAACGACGACCAACGCAATCAACAGCTACTCTGGCGTCGTGAGACCCAGCATCCTCAGGAGACCCGGGCGGTCGCAAAGCACCAGAGAAAATCGACACTACTACCATTACCACGCCAAATCCCCGCAGGATCCGGAACATCTGGGGTCCTTTTCGTCTCAGCTCAACAGAAGGACTCAGAGCACTAAAGTCAGGCCCACGCAGTACGACCACGCGAAGGAGTATTACGCCGCCGCGCCCAGACCCAAACCCACGAGATCCGCTAAAGCCACGGGCGGCGTATTTTTACCTGGCCAGGGCTGCGTGTCGCCGCACGGGCACAGACTGCTGTCCAAGGTTCTGGGCCAAGAGGGTTTGGTGAGATCAGAGGCCGGGCTCTACGAGGGATTCTGa
- the LOC131462602 gene encoding rho GTPase-activating protein 32-like isoform X1, giving the protein MEAGCVVAAVIENAASGPRGEPGSGDVLEGDALPSTDLDKDGISPQPTSDNNPSEKRQQEETHTAMARSDDIIAEHPAEPLLRSCVSTASMKVKNMKKLTFPRGHFPRLEECAHFHYETVDFGNVQLAFADGQSEGPKAGLDSKELLFLIQITCQGRNWLVKRSYEDFRVLDKHLHLCIYDRRYSQLAELLRYETFKDAVEVQRSFSVTKMLATYLSRFSVIADNKINCGPVLTWMEIDNKGNHLLVTEEASINVPAIAAAHVTKRYTAQATDELTFEVGDIVSVIDMPPKEDTGWWRGKHGFQVGFFPCDCVELINDKIPPSVQSSVPKPVCKKHGKLVTFLRSFMKSRPPPQKLRQRGILRERVFGCDLGEHLHNSGHEVPQVVKSCAEFIEKLGVVDGIYRLSGISSNIQKLRHEFDSEQIPDLSRDVFRQDIHSVGSLCKLYFRELPNPLLTYQLYDRFSEAVSAATDEERLVKIHNVIQQLPPPHYRTLEFLMRHLSRLATFSSITSMHTKNLAIVWAPNLLRSRQIESACFSGTAAFMEVRIQSVVVEFILNNTEALFSPKLNAIIRENTGNNTLSRPKSLLICSPSTKLLSLEEAQARTQAQLGSPATTPCLTHSDYIEVGEGPEALLGKFHTVIELPMESSSSSSSSKRPPAKAKKSPVGNWLSFFHLGKSHSLSKRKLKRHPSEPNEIKSIALPGGRGDSGTLRSTKSEESLTSLHNMEGEPPSYRPLRPRSISEAISANDDLHRSAKSKNASKAHAPSKSLHGADTGRTAAPTSPPHQEDELDLCPPAAGISTLDFDPMSFQCSPLAATPGLKHNRDGSKLRKSAGCSSESEPISSLNNNNISCFQSPESSPVLGKVGKKVPAKQQQQQQQLSPKLRKKSFKTQADVQAASTFSPPLPSSCPPVGKGDAPLAEAKGTRVSYQHCSPISTASQASALTDLSQSAQNLPDPGTDRLMSSVSVLLPHPPSMSAARKLALALAESAHKATSGSQRRNNNLPPHPIHRHEACHVQERPPRPSVLDIKVYPEEYSSPRVSPSVPQWQTSAHGPVESLFCPHPVHIPPAHFCTEQVIDGQESAGNYTPNVSPLGSGSLDEGREGRQLRDVVQGELSYQSVGVSTPTQPVCLAQSPTTSPVYVNTDSTNVFNFRAVLAETSMPSSVGEVLPRPLLLSSNHNYSPDKDRSLGMVEDFYSNHHHPQHWPAQAGRTATPHCPRFDALPHHLSGPKSMYRHASESHYNSLGLRQPMSPQYIRYHRDEHLVSGGHRQHEQWQGSGGRAGHPAIRRARSFHAPQISHYELAATEALPPDTVFYIEQKPSKKAPYQRLIHTGVHPAARLQFENAPADPRYGAFAEVDPIEATRYYAEPGWQKAQQHSQASYTSHSAADYYNYSPQCATPVNRDTNVYEARDTDAFEGVLSYQPVKQESKSRCKSTYPATSPYESPVSPTDTGSRDIIHTRSKSDPGNAFLLSTDGTESKNFTVATSPTSLMPQQADAAGNRQLGGAEPGPPRRIHIKESSYRQPPLRKVPSLPERDGSNLKSTEHKDRSHTRSRDHGGLTTTNAINSYSGVVRPSILRRPGRSQSTRENRHYYHYHAKSPQDPEHLGSFSSQLNRRTQSTKVRPTQYDHAKEYYAAAPRPKPTRSAKATGGVFLPGQGCVSPHGHRLLSKVLGQEGLVRSEAGLYEGF; this is encoded by the exons ATGGAGGCTGGGTGCGTGGTTGCCGCGGTGATTGAAAATGCTGCTTCAGGACCCCGGGGGGAACCAGGAAGTGGTGACGTCCTTGAAGG aGACGCGCTGCCGTCGACTGACCTCGACAAAGACGGCATCTCACCTCAACCCACCAGTGATAATAATCCTTCAGAAAAGAGACAACAAGAGGAGACACACACTGCCatg GCGAGGAGTGATGACATCATCGCCGAGCATCCTGCCGAGCCCCTCCTGCGCTCCTGCGTCAGCACGGCCAGCATGAAGGTCAAGAACATGAAGAA GCTGACGTTCCCCAGAGGACACTTTCCCAGGCTGGAGGAGTGCGCACACTTCCACTATGAGACTGTTGACTTTGGCAACGTtcag TTAGCCTTCGCAGACGGACAGAGTGAAGGACCAAAGGCCGGTCTGGACTCCAAAGAGCTGCTCTTCCTGATTCAGATCACCTGCCAG GGTCGGAACTGGCTGGTGAAGAGATCCTACGAAGACTTTCGCGTGCTGGACAAACACCTTCATCTGTGCATCTACGACCGCCGTTACTCTCAGCTCGCCGAGCTGCTGCGATACGAAACGTTCAAGGACGCCGTGGAGGTGCAGCGGAGCTTC TCAGTGACAAAGATGTTGGCCACGTATCTGTCCCGCTTCTCTGTCATCGCCGACAACAAGATCAACTGCGGTCCAGTGTTGACGTGGATGGAG atCGACAACAAAGGGAACCATCTGCTCGTGACCGAGGAAGCTTCCATCAACGTTCCCGCCATCGCTGCCGCGCACGTCACCAAACGCTACACGGCCCAGGCCACAGACGAGCTGACCTTTGAG GTTGGGGACATCGTGTCAGTGATCGACATGCCTCCTAAAGAAGACACAGGCTGGTGGAGAGGGAAGCATGGCTTTCAG GTCGGTTTCTTCCCCTGCgactgtgtggagctgataaatGACAAGATTCCCCCAAGTGTTCAAAGCTCAGTGCCAAAGCCAG TGTGTAAGAAACACGGGAAGCTGGTGACGTTCCTGAGGTCGTTCATGAAGTCTCGGCCGCCGCCGCAGAAGCTGAGGCAGCGCGGGATCCTCAGGGAGCGAGTGTTCGGCTGCGACTTAGGGGAACATCTGCACAACTCAGGACACGAGG TCCCACAGGTGGTGAAGAGTTGTGCTGAATTCATAGAGAAGCTTGGAGTTGTGGACGGAATCTACAGATTGTCTGGAATCTCCTCCAATATCCAGAAACTaag gcACGAGTTTGACTCTGAGCAGATCCCGGACCTGAGCAGAGACGTCTTCAGACAGGACATCCACTCAGTGGGTTCTCTGTGTAAACTGTACTTCAGAGAGCTGCCCAACCCGCTGCTCACCTACCAGCTCTACGACAGATTCTCA GAGGCCGTGTCCGCAGCCACAGACGAGGAGAGGCTGGTCAAAATCCACAACGTCATCCAGCAGCTGCCGCCACCACATTACAG GACTCTGGAGTTCCTCATGAGACACCTCTCACGTCTGGCCACGTTCAGCTCCATCACGAGCATGCACACCAAAAACCTGGCCATCGTCTGGGCTCCGAACCTCCTCAG GTCCAGACAGATCGAGTCGGCCTGTTTCAGCGGCACGGCGGCGTTCATGGAGGTGCGGATCCAGTCGGTGGTGGTGGAGTTCATCCTCAACAACACTGAGGCTCTGTTCAGTCCAAAACTCAACGCCATCATCAGAGAAAACACTG GTAACAACACCTTGTCGAGACCCAAGTCGCTGCTCATTTGCTCCCCGTCTACCAAGCTGCTGTCGCTGGAGGAGGCTCAGGCTCGCACGCAGGCGCAGCTCGGCTCGCCGGCCACCACGCCGTGCCTCACCCACAGCGACTACATTGAGGTCGGGGAGGGACCGGAGGCTCTGCTCGGCAAGTTCCACACTGTCATCGAGCTCCCGATGGAAAG tagcagcagcagcagcagcagcaagcggCCTCCTGCTAAGGCTAAGAAGTCTCCCGTGGGGAACTGGCTGTCGTTTTTCCACCTGGGAAAGTCCCATTCTTTGTCCAAGCGTAAACTGAAGCGACATCCCAGCGAGCCTAACGAGATAAAGAGCATCGCACTGCCAG GTGGAAGAGGGGATAGCGGCACACTGCGCTCTACCAAAAGTGAAGAATCTCTCACCTCTCTGCACAACATGGAAG GGGAACCTCCCAGTTACCGTCCCCTCAGACCTCGTTCCATTAGCGAGGCCATTTCTGCCAACGATGACCTCCACAGAAGTGCCAAAAGTAAAAACGCCAGCAAAGCCCACGCGCCGAGCAAGAGCCTTCACGGTGCCGATACCGGCCGCACTGCCGCGCCTACGTCACCTCCACACCAGGAGGACGAGCTCGATCTTTGTCCGCCAGCTGCCGGCATCTCCACGCTGGACTTTGACCCCATGTCCTTCCAGTGCAGTCCTCTCGCAGCCACTCCAGGTCTGAAACACAACCGAGACGGGAGCAAATTAAGAAAGAGTGCCGGTTGTTCCAGTGAATCGGAGCCAATTTCTTccctgaacaacaacaacatcagctgCTTTCAGTCTCCAGAGAGCAGCCCGGTGCTCGGTAAAGTTGGGAAGAAGGTTCCcgccaagcagcagcagcagcagcagcagctctctccTAAACTCAGGAAGAAGTCGTTCAAGACGCAAGCGGATGTTCAGGCCGCGTCCACGTTCTCGCCACCTTTACCCTCGTCTTGTCCCCCGGTGGGGAAAGGGGATGCTCCGTTAGCAGAGGCAAAAGGGACGAGAGTTTCCTACCAACACTGCAGTCCAATCAGCACAGCGAGCCAGGCGTCAGCCCTGACCGACCTCAGCCAGTCTGCACAGAACCTGCCAGATCCAG GAACAGATAGACTTATGAGTTCAGTGTCTGTTCTCCTTCCTCACCCTCCCTCGATGAGCGCCGCACGCAAGTTGGCCCTGGCTCTGGCGGAATCCGCCCACAAGGCGACCAGCGGCTCCCAAAGACGCAACAACAACCTCCCACCGCACCCCATCCACCGACACGAGGCCTGTCATGTGCAGGAGAGGCCGCCGCGTCCCTCTGTTCTCGATATCAAAGTCTACCCCGAGGAGTACAGCAGCCCCCGTGTCTCTCCGTCTGTTCCTCAGTGGCAAACGTCGGCGCATGGCCCTGTGGAGAGCCTTTTCTGCCCTCACCCTGTCCACATCCCCCCCGCACACTTCTGCACAGAGCAGGTCATTGACGGACAGGAGAGCGCAGGTAATTACACACCTAACGTCAGCCCGCTTGGATCAGGGAGTCTGGATGAAGGCAGAGAGGGAAGGCAGCTCAGAGATGTCGTGCAGGGAGAACTCTCCTACCAGAGCGTCGGCGTTTCGACGCCCACTCAGCCAGTTTGCTTAGCTCAAAGCCCGACAACTTCCCCCGTGTATGTGAACACCGACTCTACCAATGTCTTCAACTTCCGTGCAGTTCTGGCAGAGACGTCCATGCCTTCCTCCGTCGGCGAGGTTCTTCCTCGGCCTCTGCTGCTCTCCTCAAACCACAACTACAGCCCAGACAAGGACAGATCTCTGGGTATGGTTGAGGACTTCTACAgcaatcatcatcatcctcaacaTTGGCCAGCTCAAGCAGGTCGAACGGCGACACCTCACTGCCCTCGGTTCGACGCTCTGCCGCATCACCTTTCGGGGCCAAAGAGCATGTACAGACACGCCTCTGAAAGCCACTACAACTCTTTAGGTTTGAGGCAACCCATGTCGCCGCAGTACATACGCTACCACAGAGACGAGCACCTCGTCAGCGGTGGCCACAGGCAACACGAGCAGTGGCAGGGGTCGGGGGGTCGTGCCGGGCATCCGGCCATCCGGAGGGCTCGCTCCTTCCACGCCCCGCAGATCAGTCACTATGAGCTGGCGGCGACGGAGGCGCTCCCTCCGGACACCGTGTTTTACATCGAGCAGAAGCCGAGCAAAAAGGCTCCGTATCAGCGGCTGATTCACACCGGCGTTCACCCCGCAGCTCGGCTTCAGTTTGAGAACGCGCCCGCCGACCCCCGTTACGGCGCCTTCGCAGAGGTGGACCCGATAGAAGCCACCCGCTATTACGCAGAGCCCGGCTGGCAGAAAGCTCAACAACACAGTCAGGCCTCGTATACCTCACACAGTGCGGCGGATTACTACAACTACTCGCCACAGTGCGCCACTCCTGTGAACCGGGACACGAATGTTTACGAAGCGAGGGACACTGACGCTTTTGAAGGAGTCCTATCATATCAACCAGTCAAGCAGGAGAGCAAATCCAGATGTAAAAGCACGTATCCTGCCACGTCTCCTTACGAGAGTCCCGTTTCACCGACGGACACGGGGAGCAGGGACATAATACACACGAGGAGCAAGTCCGACCCGGGAAAcgccttcctcctctccacgGACGGGACGGAAAGCAAAAACTTCACTGTCGCTACGTCCCCGACGTCGCTGATGCCACAACAGGCGGACGCCGCGGGCAACAGGCAGCTAGGCGGTGCAGAACCAGGACCGCCGCGGCGTATTCACATAAAAGAAAGCTCCTATCGACAGCCGCCACTGCGCAAAGTCCCCTCGTTACCGGAGAGGGACGGTTCTAATCTCAAGAGCACGGAGCACAAAGACAGAAGCCATACGCGCAGCCGCGACCACGGCGGATTAACGACGACCAACGCAATCAACAGCTACTCTGGCGTCGTGAGACCCAGCATCCTCAGGAGACCCGGGCGGTCGCAAAGCACCAGAGAAAATCGACACTACTACCATTACCACGCCAAATCCCCGCAGGATCCGGAACATCTGGGGTCCTTTTCGTCTCAGCTCAACAGAAGGACTCAGAGCACTAAAGTCAGGCCCACGCAGTACGACCACGCGAAGGAGTATTACGCCGCCGCGCCCAGACCCAAACCCACGAGATCCGCTAAAGCCACGGGCGGCGTATTTTTACCTGGCCAGGGCTGCGTGTCGCCGCACGGGCACAGACTGCTGTCCAAGGTTCTGGGCCAAGAGGGTTTGGTGAGATCAGAGGCCGGGCTCTACGAGGGATTCTGa